From Anopheles coluzzii chromosome 3, AcolN3, whole genome shotgun sequence, the proteins below share one genomic window:
- the LOC120956929 gene encoding coiled-coil domain-containing protein 130 homolog — MGERKGQNLYYPPDYDPKAGGLNKWQGTHALRERARKIHLGILIIRFEMPYNIWCDGCKNHIGMGVRYNAEKKKVGMYYSTPVYQFRMKCHLCDNHFEIKTDPQNLDYEIVSGARRQENRWDPTQNEQIVPETKEVQRKLFDDAMYKLEHGAKDTKAAEEAKPVLGRLFQRNDSVWRDDFEANSRLRAQFRTRKKELKLQEEKDNALLARSSLAVALLPESDNDRRMAQLMRLHSSKTVHEKDKERRNAILNRPVLPSTCSGKQSIGSKQSNAKLECKSLGIVKRPASSIGKPDSSSEQTEQEKRPKLVEIALEKRAEATTTSKAGTDTRPQLLLCNYSSGSSDSD; from the exons ATGGGTGAACGTAAAGGACAAAACCTGTACTATCCACCGGATTACGATCCGAAGGCCGGTGGACTAAACAAATGGCAGGGTACGCACGCGTTGCGGGAGCGGGCCCGCAAAATTCATCTCGGCATCCTGATCATACGGTTCGAGATGCCGTACAACATCTGGTGCGATGGGTGCAAGAACCACATCGGCATGGGCGTGCGGTACAACgcggagaagaagaaggtggGCATGTACTACTCCACGCCCGTGTACCAGTTCCGGATGAAATGCCACCTGTGTGACAATCACTTCGAGATCAAAACCGATCCACAGAATCTCGACTACGAGATTGTGTCCGGGGCCAGGCGGCAGGAGAACCGCTGGGATCCGACACAGAACGAGCAGATTGTACCGGAAACGAAGGAAGTGCAGCGAAAGCTGTTTGACGATGCTATGTACAAGCTGGAGCACGGCGCCAAAGACACAAAGGCGGCCGAAGAGGCAAAGCCCGTGCTGGGGCGATTGTTTCAGCGCAACGATTCCGTTTGGCGGGACGATTTCGAGGCAAACAGTCGGCTGAGAGCACAGTTTCGG ACCCGCAAGAAAGAATTGAAACTGCAGGAAGAGAAGGACAATGCGTTGCTTGCCAGATCCAGCCTTGCCGTGGCCTTGCTTCCCGAAAGTGATAACGACCGTCGTATGGCACAACTGATGCGACTGCATTCGTCGAAAACCGTTCACGAGAAGGATAAAGAACGGCGAAACGCAATCCTTAACCGACCCGTATTGCCCTCGACGTGTTCCGGCAAACAGTCGATAGGTTCCAAGCAGTCTAATGCCAAGCTAGAATGCAAATCCCTAGGCATAGTTAAACGACCCGCTTCAAGTATCGGAAAGCCAGACAGCTCATCTGAGCAAACGGAGCAGGAAAAAAGGCCAAAGCTAGTAGAGATTGCGCTTGAAAAGCGGGCCGAAGCTACGACAACATCAAAAGCTGGGACCGACACGCGTCCGCAACTGTTGCTGTGCAATTATAGCTCTGGGTCAAGTGATAGCGATTAA
- the LOC120957995 gene encoding methionine--tRNA ligase, cytoplasmic: MIIYTNTGNPFGLKLLICANLAKTNVEVKHVTLNDPALGDMKHLPILQLNSGVQLFSTDVAAKYLLPGDDASKVVQRDEWLEWSSKRLAPALTHNMAVGSRADPNTKPILNTLVKMLDDCLSNSTFLTGDKISSADVAVWSLLAPDGTLKGAVNIDNVLRWYRQITALPEVQSALAALPLKELSFASLQHSNRFGGLHHIVLNPEIADFEGELLADTSANIAETVQREEIEAARAAFGETDDRAVRDEPRIVLPKPGQKNNLITSALPYVNNVPHLGNIVGCVLSADIFARYSRLCGYNTLYIGGTDEYGTATETKALAENMTPRQICDKYFDIHNSIYRWFGIGFDYFGRTTTVEQTRIVQDIFKELYASGYIETRSVEQLLCQKCDRYLADRFVEGTCPHPGCGYEDARGDQCDGCGKLVNAVELLRPRCKMCNTSPVMRESSQFFLDLPKIEPTLREWVDRSEGGWTHNARVITRAWLKEGLKSRCITRDLKWGIPVPLEGYEKKVFYVWFDAPIGYISITSRYCKEWKQWWQPDTANTGVKVDLYQFMAKDNVPFHSVMFPASLLAVDKGYTLVSHVMATEYLNYEDGKFSKSRGIGVFGNDAQDTGIPADVWRFYLGAARPEGQDSSFSWSDLQARNNSELLKNLGNFFNRALVFCEKFFDSTIPPMTLLEEDYTLLALINRELKGYVNQMEKARMRDGIRHLLQISRYGNQLMQSEEPWVKVKGTDDQKARAGTVIGLCCNFACLLATLIFPFMPTTARNMYSQLNVRGGFINSDKPLIRTLLPTGHRIGKPAVLFTKIEDARIEELKQKYGGVQQDKDKSPAPVKAQQGFTSLKDAQKAVDEQAAKVRKIKSSGADRTVWQPEVNILLELKKQLQTLSQPRTSESAATAAPGEKPAKQAPKQAPKQATGGAAVSTPPATNTTAADPSDVKALEEEIAQQGNKVRKLKEANSDKSVWQPEVSLLLSLKQKLASLTGIPVAAPASGGKKKGNKK; this comes from the exons ATGATTATCTACACCAACACCGGAAACCCTTTCGGGTTGAAGCTGCTGATTTGTGCAAATTTGGCGAAAACCAACGTGGAGGTTAAGCATGTTACGCTAAATG ATCCCGCCCTCGGTGATATGAAGCATCTCCCTATACTTCAGCTGAACAGTGGCGTGCAGCTGTTTTCCACCGATGTGGCCGCCAAGTATCTCCTGCCGGGTGACGATGCGTCCAAAGTGGTGCAGCGAGACGAGTGGCTCGAATGGTCCTCGAAACGGCTTGCGCCCGCATTGACCCACAACATGGCCGTTGGTTCGCGGGCCGATCCGAACACGAAGCCCATCCTGAACACGCTGGTAAAGATGCTGGACGATTGTCTGAGCAATAGTACGTTCTTGACGGGCGATAAAATCAGCAGCGCCGATGTGGCCGTATGGAGCTTGCTTGCGCCCGACGGCACACTGAAGGGCGCGGTCAACATTGACAATGTGCTTCGCTGGTACCGTCAGATTACGGCCCTGCCCGAGGTACAGTCGGCCCTGGCCGCACTTCCGCTGAAGGAGCTCAGCTTCGCATCGCTGCAGCATAGCAATCGGTTCGGTGGATTGCATCACATTGTCCTCAATCCGGAGATTGCCGATTTCGAGGGAGAACTGCTGGCGGACACGTCCGCCAACATTGCCGAGACGGTGCAGCGGGAAGAGATTGAGGCGGCCCGGGCAGCGTTCGGCGAGACGGACGATCGGGCCGTGCGCGATGAGCCGCGAATCGTGCTGCCAAAGCCGGGCCAGAAGAACAATCTCATCACGTCCGCCCTGCCGTACGTGAACAATGTGCCGCATCTGGGCAACATCGTCGGCTGCGTACTGTCGGCGGACATTTTTGCCCGCTACTCGCGCCTGTGCGGGTACAACACGCTCTACATCGGCGGCACGGACGAGTACGGCACGGCAACGGAAACGAAGGCGCTGGCCGAGAATATGACTCCCCGCCAGATCTGTGACAAGTATTTCGATATTCACAATTCCATCTATCGGTGGTTCGGCATCGGGTTCGACTACTTTGGCCGCACGACCACGGTCGAGCAGACGCGCATTGTGCAGGACATCTTCAAGGAGCTGTACGCGAGCGGGTATATCGAAACGCGCTCGGTCGAGCAGCTGCTCTGCCAGAAGTGTGATCGCTATCTGGCGGACCGGTTCGTGGAAGGCACCTGCCCGCATCCGGGCTGCGGGTATGAGGACGCACGCGGCGACCAGTGCGACGGGTGCGGCAAGCTGGTGAATGCGGTGGAGCTGCTACGACCACGGTGCAAGATGTGCAACACGTCGCCGGTAATGCGCGAATCGAGCCAGTTCTTCCTCGATCTGCCCAAGATTGAGCCGACGCTGCGGGAGTGGGTGGACCGATCGGAGGGCGGCTGGACGCACAATGCGCGGGTGATAACGCGAGCCTGGCTGAAGGAGGGCCTCAAATCGCGCTGCATTACGCGTGACCTCAAGTGGGGCATTCCGGTGCCGCTCGAGGGGTACGAGAAGAAGGTGTTTTACGTGTGGTTCGATGCCCCGATCGGCTACATCTCCATCACGAGCCGGTACTGCAAGGAGTGGAAACAGTGGTGGCAGCCGGACACCGCCAACACGGGCGTGAAGGTCGACCTGTACCAGTTCATGGCCAAGGACAACGTGCCGTTCCACTCGGTCATGTTCCCGGCCTCGCTGCTGGCCGTCGACAAGGGCTACACGCTCGTGTCGCACGTCATGGCCACGGAGTATCTGAACTACGAGGACGGCAAGTTTAGCAAGAGCCGCGGCATTGGCGTGTTTGGCAACGATGCGCAGGACACGGGCATTCCGGCCGACGTGTGGCGCTTCTATCTCGGTGCAGCGCGCCCCGAGGGCCAGGATTCGTCGTTCAGCTGGAGCGATCTGCAGGCGCGCAACAACAGCGAGCTGCTGAAGAACTTGGGCAACTTCTTCAACCGAGCGCTGGTGTTTTGCGAAAAGTTCTTCGACTCTACCATCCCGCCGATGACGCTGCTCGAGGAGGACTACACGCTGCTGGCGCTCATCAACCGCGAGCTGAAGGGGTACGTGAACCAGATGGAGAAGGCACGTATGCGCGACGGCATCCGGCATCTGTTGCAGATTTCGCGCTACGGCAACCAGCTCATGCAGTCGGAGGAACCGTGGGTGAAGGTGAAGGGAACGGACGATCAAAAGGCCCGCGCTGGCACCGTGATTGGGTTGTGCTGCAATTTCGCAT GTTTGTTGGCAACGCTTATCTTCCCGTTCATGCCTACGACGGCGAGGAACATGTACAGCCAGCTGAATGTCCGCGGCGGATTCATCAATTCCGA cAAACCGTTAATTCGAACGCTGCTGCCAACGGGTCATCGCATTGGCAAACCGGCTGTTCTGTTTACCAAAATCGAGGACGCCCGCATCGAGGAACTGAAGCAAAAGTACGGCGGAGTGCAGCAAGACAAGGATAAGAGTCCAGCCCCGGTGAAGGCGCAGCAGGGCTTTACCTCGCTGAAGGACGCCCAGAAGGCGGTGGACGAGCAGGCGGCCAAAGTGCGCAAAATCAAATCGAGCGGCGCAGATCGGACCGTTTGGCAGCCGGAGGTAAACATTTTGCTGGAGCTCAAGAAGCAGCTCCAAACGCTCAGCCAACCTCGTACCTCCGAAAGTGCCGCTACGGCCGCTCCGGGCGAGAAACCTGCCAAACAGGCACCGAAACAGGCACCGAAACAGGCGACGGGTGGTGCTGCCGTCTCTACGCCACCGGCAACCAACACAACGGCGGCCGATCCGTCGGATGTGAAAGCGCTAGAGGAGGAGATTGCGCAGCAAGGCAACAAGGTGCGCAAGCTGAAAGAAGCCAACTCGGACAAGTCGGTCTGGCAGCCGGAGGTTTCGCTGCTGCTCTCGCTCAAGCAAAAGCTGGCCAGTCTAACTGGCATTCCCGTGGCAGCACCTGCCAGCGGTGGAAAGAAGAAGGGCAACAAGAAGTAA
- the LOC120958002 gene encoding UDP-N-acetylhexosamine pyrophosphorylase-like protein 1 — translation MSERYATIAEQLGKWQQGHLLTFWDELAEPQRAALLDSLADSVDCAALDEAFRRAMATATSTKEDLNELLKPLARERYLSVAEATEVELEDLRQAGLEQIRQGRVGVILLAGGQGTRLGSTAPKGTYNVNLPSGKSLFQLQAERIRKLQQLAGGEGRIRWYIMTSEHTHTETLDYFRQHQYFGLPPDQVRMFRQRSVPCVDFEGRILLDEKWKVATAPDGNGGIYRALKDEGILDELEREGVLYLHAHSVDNILIKVADPVFVGYCVRKGADCGVKVIEKVQPDEAVGVVCEVKGKYQVVEYSELSSETANRRNPTDGKLTFNAGNICNHFFTSAFLRRIAETTMPLHVAKKKIPYVDVATGERLKPTAPNGIKMEKFIFDVFPLAERFVALEGRREEEFSALKNADTAGIDCPSSVRGDIYRLHRKWLIKAGATEVLDAADASFDCEISPLLSYAGEGLETAAAGQSFRCPVHLTGADEREQH, via the coding sequence ATGAGTGAAAGGTATGCCACGATTGCAGAGCAGCTGGGCAAATGGCAGCAGGGCCATTTGCTGACGTTCTGGGACGAGCTGGCGGAACCGCAGCGGGCTGCCCTGCTCGATTCGCTGGCCGACAGCGTCGACTGTGCCGCGCTCGATGAAGCCTTCCGCCGTGCCATGGCAACCGCCACGTCGACGAAGGAGGACTTGAACGAGCTGCTGAAACCGCTGGCGAGAGAAAGGTACCTCTCCGTTGCCGAGGCTACCGAGGTGGAGCTGGAAGACCTGCGGCAGGCGGGGCTGGAGCAGATCCGCCAAGGGCGGGTCGGTGTAATACTGCTGGCCGGTGGGCAGGGCACACGGCTCGGTTCCACCGCCCCGAAGGGCACGTACAATGTGAACCTGCCGTCCGGCAAGTCGCTGTTTCAGCTGCAGGCCGAGCGGATTCggaagctgcagcagctggcgGGTGGCGAGGGCCGCATCCGCTGGTACATCATGACCAGcgagcacacgcacacggaaACGCTCGACTACTTCAGGCAGCACCAGTACTTTGGCCTGCCGCCCGACCAGGTTCGCATGTTCCGGCAGCGCAGCGTACCGTGCGTCGACTTCGAGGGTCGCATTCTGCTGGACGAAAAGTGGAAGGTGGCCACGGCCCCGGACGGCAACGGGGGCATCTATCGGGCGCTCAAGGACGAAGGCATCCTGGACGAGCTGGAGCGGGAGGGCGTCCTGTACCTGCACGCCCACAGCGTGGACAACATTCTCATCAAGGTGGCCGATCCGGTTTTCGTCGGCTACTGCGTGCGCAAGGGGGCCGACTGCGGGGTGAAGGTGATCGAGAAGGTGCAGCCGGACGAGGCGGTCGGCGTGGTGTGCGAAGTGAAAGGCAAGTATCAAGTGGTCGAGTACAGCGAGCTGTCGAGCGAAACGGCCAACCGCCGCAATCCGACCGACGGCAAGCTCACGTTCAACGCGGGCAACATTTGCAACCACTTCTTCACCAGCGCGTTTCTGCGGCGGATCGCCGAAACGACAATGCCACTGCACGTGGCCAAAAAGAAGATCCCGTACGTGGACGTGGCGACTGGCGAGCGGCTCAAGCCGACCGCGCCGAACGGCATCAAGATGGAAAAGTTCATCTTTGACGTGTTTCCGCTGGCGGAACGGTTCGTGGCGCTCGAGGGCCGCCGCGAGGAAGAGTTCAGTGCCCTCAAGAACGCCGACACGGCCGGCATCGACTGTCCGTCCAGCGTGCGGGGCGATATCTACCGACTGCACCGGAAGTGGCTTATCAAGGCGGGCGCTACCGAGGTGCTTGATGCTGCCGATGCATCGTTCGATTGCGAAATTTCTCCGCTCTTATCGTACGCGGGCGAAGGTCTGGAGACGGCGGCCGCCGGTCAAAGCTTTCGCTGCCCGGTCCATCTGACCGGGGCCGATGAGCGAGAGCAGCACTAG